From Oryza brachyantha chromosome 9, ObraRS2, whole genome shotgun sequence, a single genomic window includes:
- the LOC107304925 gene encoding succinate dehydrogenase subunit 7, mitochondrial encodes MAQPAFLSSLRSRLRSPQPQAPLPHLQPRRGFHVELGAREKALLEEDVALKRFKSYKSSVKQVSKTGNVLTGVVLCACAYEIYMRAVSS; translated from the exons ATGGCCCAGCccgccttcctctcctccctccgctcCCGCCTCCGGTCCCCGCAGCCGCAGGCGCCGCTCCCTCACCTGCAGCCCCGCCGCGGCTTCCACGTCGAGCTCGGCGCTCGCGAGAAAGCG CTTTTGGAGGAGGACGTTGCTTTGAAGAGGTTTAAATCATACAAAAGCAGCGTGAAGCAGGTCTCGAAGACCGGGAATGTTCTTACCGGTGTTGTTCTTTGTG CCTGTGCATATGAGATCTATATGCGGGCAGTAAGCTCATGA